One Oreochromis niloticus isolate F11D_XX linkage group LG16, O_niloticus_UMD_NMBU, whole genome shotgun sequence genomic window carries:
- the LOC109200151 gene encoding olfactory receptor 10AG1-like, protein MENKLNLTYITLNGYVEVEKYRYVYFVIIFTIYALVIFSNSTIVYLIVIHQSLHEPMYIFIAALLINSIFCSTTIYPKLLFDVLSEKQIISHTMCHFQYFLFYTSGGSQFLLLAAMAYDRYVSICKPLKYPIIMKKTTISVFLVLAWLVPACQVAGSSSLSATRRMCNFTLRGIFCNNSVYKLHCVSSRVLAIYGVIVLLNVAFFPMLYIVFTYTRILIISYHSCREVKKKAAQTCLPHLLVLFNYSLFCAYDIIVLRLESDISQTVGLIMTLQVVLYHPLFNPIIYGLKMKEISKHLKRLFHQVK, encoded by the coding sequence ATGGAGAACAAACTAAATTTAACTTACATAACTCTTAATGGATATGTAGAAGTGGAAAAGTACAGATATGTCtattttgtcattatttttacaATATATGCTCTAGTAATTTTCTCTAATTCCACCATTGTTTATCTTATTGTGATTCATCAAAGCCTTCATGAGCCcatgtatatttttattgcaGCTTTGCTGATTAACTCTATTTTTTGCAGCACAACCATCTACCCAAAGcttttgtttgatgttttatCTGAAAAACAGATTATATCACACACAATGTGTCACTTTCAGTATTTTTTATTCTACACTTCAGGAGGTTCACAGTTTTTGCTGTTGGCAGCCATGGCCTATGACAGATATGTGTCTATATGCAAACCTTTGAAATATCCTATAATCATGAAAAAAACTACCATCTCTGTTTTCTTGGTCTTAGCGTGGCTTGTGCCTGCTTGTCAGGTTGCAGGatcatcatcactaagtgctacTAGAAGAATGTGTAACTTTACTCTGCGAGggatattttgtaataattcaGTGTACAAACTTCATTGTGTGAGTTCAAGAGTTCTGGCTATTTATGGTGTGATTGTTTTGCTCAATGTTGCATTTTTTCCTATGCTCTACATAGTTTTCACTTACACAAGGATACTTATAATATCCTATCACAGCTGTAGAGAAGTCAAGAAAAAAGCTGCACAGACCTGCTTACCTCACCTGCTGGTTTTATTCAACTATTCATTGTTCTGTGCATATGATATTATTGTACTTCGACTGGAATCTGATATTTCACAGACTGTAGGTTTAATAATGACTTTGCAAGTGGTTTTATATCATCCACTATTTAATCCAATCATATATGgactaaaaatgaaagaaatttctAAACACCTAAAGAGGTTGTTCCACCAAGTAAAGTGA
- the LOC100693089 gene encoding olfactory receptor-like protein OLF4 yields the protein MDEVLNATYITLDGYVEVNKYRYVYFFIFFILYSLIICSNSTIVYIIWIHKNLHEPMYIFIAALLLNCVLYSTTVYPKLLIDVLSEKQVITYSACIFQLFMFYTLGGSEFFLLAAMAYDRYVAICKPLQYQTIMGKTTVSIFLFIALLIPACHIAVPAIGSAEATLCNVNLKGIFCNNAIYTLQCVRSRLNTVFGVVSLIDLVILPMVFVVFTYTKIFIVSYQSGKEIRKKAAETCLPHLLVLINFSCLSIYDVSIARVESDFPKTARLIMTLQIVLYHPLFNPFIYGIKMKEISKQLKRFFCHDKNHFMKTKFLQFVL from the coding sequence ATGGATGAGGTGTTAAATGCTACATATATAACTTTAGATGGGTATGTTGAAGTTAACAAGTAcagatatgtttatttttttattttctttatattatatAGTTTAATAATCTGCAGTAATTCTACTATTGTGTACATAATCTGGATTCATAAAAACCTTCATGAGCCTATGTACATTTTCATTGCAGCTTTGCTATTGAACTGTGTTCTTTACAGCACAACTGTTTATCCAAAACTGCTGATTGACGTTTTATCTGAAAAACAAGTCATAACATATTCAGCCTGTATCtttcagttgtttatgttttacacTCTAGGTGGTTCTGAGTTCTTTCTCTTGGCAGCCATGGCCTATGACAGATATGTGGCTATATGTAAACCTCTACAATATCAAACTATCATGGGTAAAACCACTGTGAGTATTTTCCTGTTCATAGCTTTGCTTATACCTGCTTGTCATATTGCAGTCCCAGCAATAGGGAGTGCTGAAGCAACATTGTGTAATGTTAATTTAAAGggaatattttgtaataatgcaATTTACACTCTTCAGTGTGTAAGGTCAAGATTAAATACTGTATTTGGAGTAGTTAGTTTAATAGATCTTGTAATACTTCCTATGGTCTTTGTAGTTTTCACAtatacaaaaatatttatcgTCTCTTATCAAAGTGGTaaagaaattagaaaaaaagcTGCTGAGACGTGTTTACCCCACCTGTTAGTTTTAATCAATTTCTCCTGTTTAAGTATCTACGATGTAAGCATAGCTCGAGTGGAATCAGATTTTCCCAAAACTGCGCGATTAATAATGACATTACAAATAGTGCTCTATCATCCATTGTTTAATCCATTCATTTATGGGATCAAAATGAAGGAAATTTCTAAACAGCTAAAAAGATTTTTCTGTCATGATAAAAATCATT